The Bacteroidales bacterium genome includes the window GACTTTAGAAACAGACACTAATTATTTTAGATTTATTAAATTTGTTTCCAAGTAACAATTCTCTTCTCACTTAATCTTATAAGTTTTTCAAATAAATATCCAATAATAACAGCTATTATTGTCCATGCAATAACTTCGGTTACTAATAAATATGTTTGAGCATTTTGCATAAAAGTGCCAATACCATATTTTGGCTGACTAAGAACTTCGCCAATAATAACAGCCCGCCATCCAAAACCAATAGCAGTTGACACACCACTAATAATAAATGGTACTATTGAAGGAATATATATATCAGAAATAATTCTTTTCATTTTAACCTTATAGATTTTTGCCATTTCGATTAAATCCTTATCAACATTTTTTATTCCTTCTGCTATATTTATTGTAATAACAGGGAACATTGTTAAGAAAGCAATAAATATCGGGACAAAATCTGTTTTAAGCCATATTAATGCTAACAGTATTAGTGCTATAACAGGTGTTGACCTTATAGTTATAATAATCGGTTTAAAAAAA containing:
- a CDS encoding ABC transporter permease subunit, with translation MKSELIVPSPEKTLKTFFEIIISKDFLPAVSLTIFRGLLGFLISFILGVFIGILTGLNSSFNAFFKPIIITIRSTPVIALILLALIWLKTDFVPIFIAFLTMFPVITINIAEGIKNVDKDLIEMAKIYKVKMKRIISDIYIPSIVPFIISGVSTAIGFGWRAVIIGEVLSQPKYGIGTFMQNAQTYLLVTEVIAWTIIAVIIGYLFEKLIRLSEKRIVTWKQI